The following coding sequences lie in one Psychrilyobacter atlanticus DSM 19335 genomic window:
- a CDS encoding class I SAM-dependent methyltransferase, producing MSNFNERAKDWDTESKIERSNAIAQSIKNNIKLDTNMRILDFGCGTGLLIFPLIEKIGSVHGIDLAPNMLDILKEKGKKYKNLTTELTGIFEITSTFDLIMSSMVMHHIKDIEKLAKKLYDSLNPNGMIAIADLMEEDGSFHSSLDGIYALGFSNEFLEKIFKDAGFKEIKVVENIFVIEKNNKKYPLFLLVGKK from the coding sequence ATGAGCAACTTTAATGAACGTGCAAAAGACTGGGATACAGAATCAAAAATCGAACGTAGCAATGCAATTGCCCAATCAATAAAAAATAATATAAAATTAGATACAAATATGAGAATTTTAGACTTTGGATGCGGTACTGGATTACTAATTTTTCCATTAATAGAGAAGATCGGGTCAGTTCATGGTATAGACCTGGCTCCTAATATGTTGGATATTTTAAAAGAAAAAGGTAAAAAATACAAAAATTTAACTACAGAACTTACAGGAATATTTGAAATCACCTCGACCTTTGATCTTATTATGAGTTCTATGGTTATGCACCATATAAAAGATATAGAAAAGTTAGCAAAAAAACTATATGATTCTTTAAACCCTAATGGGATGATAGCCATTGCAGATCTGATGGAAGAAGATGGTTCATTTCACAGTTCATTGGATGGAATTTATGCCTTGGGATTCTCAAATGAATTTTTAGAGAAAATTTTTAAAGATGCAGGATTTAAAGAGATAAAAGTAGTTGAAAATATTTTTGTTATCGAAAAAAACAATAAAAAATATCCATTATTCTTACTCGTAGGGAAAAAATGA
- a CDS encoding NAD(P)H-hydrate dehydratase — protein MEKKIEKKDIVLKKRDLQGYKGNYGHVIVIGGSRGFTGAPVITANSAVRSGAGLVTLCIENEIETMVASNLLEAMTCVFSYEIRFKKLLNTATVVAIGPGMGIEKTLNVLTHTLDNSACPLVIDADGINVLNKNMELLKGKKVVLTPHLGEFSRLTGLDIEEIKKDRLNIAKEFAAVHNVVLLLKGYRTLITDGKETYINTSGNSAMANGGMGDSLTGIIASLIAQGYDLLEAAYMGAYIHGYIGEELSKERFCVTARDIIECLPIYMKKFQK, from the coding sequence ATGGAGAAAAAGATAGAAAAAAAAGATATAGTTTTGAAAAAGCGAGATCTTCAAGGGTATAAGGGTAATTATGGACATGTGATAGTGATAGGAGGGAGCAGAGGGTTTACAGGAGCGCCTGTGATTACAGCTAATTCCGCAGTGAGATCAGGGGCTGGTTTGGTAACTCTTTGTATAGAAAATGAGATCGAAACTATGGTGGCATCCAACCTTTTAGAAGCTATGACCTGTGTTTTTTCATATGAAATAAGATTTAAAAAGTTACTAAATACTGCTACTGTAGTAGCTATAGGACCAGGGATGGGAATAGAGAAAACTTTAAATGTTTTAACACATACTCTAGATAACTCTGCATGTCCCTTGGTAATAGATGCCGATGGAATAAATGTATTGAATAAAAATATGGAATTGTTAAAAGGAAAAAAAGTAGTTTTAACTCCTCATTTAGGAGAATTTTCAAGGTTGACAGGGTTAGATATAGAAGAGATAAAAAAAGATAGATTAAATATCGCTAAAGAATTTGCCGCAGTTCACAATGTAGTTTTACTTTTGAAAGGATATAGAACTCTTATTACTGATGGGAAGGAAACATATATAAATACAAGTGGAAATTCTGCCATGGCAAATGGAGGTATGGGGGATTCTCTTACTGGGATAATTGCCTCTTTGATAGCACAGGGTTATGATCTGTTAGAAGCTGCTTATATGGGGGCTTATATCCATGGTTATATAGGAGAGGAGTTATCCAAGGAAAGATTTTGTGTCACAGCAAGGGATATAATAGAATGTCTTCCTATATATATGAAAAAGTTTCAAAAATAA
- a CDS encoding AMP-binding protein produces MKFIISRDKPALIYKGTEITYKELVRRILYYSDMLKLEHPEDKVLVFLENRPEIAYAVFSIWEKKGISINVDAGSSAAEIAYFLTDAQPKYLYTSNKNLEVATEALKISGLDIPIINLDEVKVPENYIGRKDYIEAPVGDRTVLLLYTSGTTGDPKGVMLTMDNLLSNIDNIAKVGLYREVDRILALLPMHHVLPLMGNLILPIKIGGTVIILDDLSSAAIKGALQEYKITLFIGVPRLWEMFHKGIMEKINSSFIPRTLFKIVSKTNNIELGRKIFKKVQDGFGGHMHIMVSGGAKIDPQIVKDFNTLGFRMLEGYGLTETSPILTFNRYDDIRPGSCGGALPGIELKIADDGEIIARGKNVMKGYYNKPEATAEVIDKDGWFHTGDLGEIKDSYLYIIGRKKEMIVLPNGKNINPQDIEDSIMKKTNLISELAVTEHKNHLVAIVYPNFAIIEQEGIKNISEAIKWNVIDPYNIEAPSYRKILDIKIVQEELPKTRLGKLRRFKLKDLLEEKKRVVEKIAEPTTKEYLILKKFIENLKGVSSTPKDHFELDLGMDSLDFVELLSFVGNTFNVIIMEEELSQYPTLYDLSKFLHEKGVEITEKENDWSKILNKDIDVFIPKSSAALKFAKCILTPFFKGYIKINKSGLENITNQPAIFIGNHQSFLDGFILNTAMDKKILENTYYLAISKHFNGSLKKWGADHGNIILLDLDNNLSETLQTAAMVLRQGKNLVIFPEGARSRDGEMAEFKKAFAILSKTLDIPVQPFVIDGAYKSMPIGSKFPKATNVDLTFLPPLFPKDLEIDEIVKNSENLVKKYLEKN; encoded by the coding sequence ATGAAATTTATTATTTCAAGAGACAAACCAGCCCTAATATACAAGGGAACTGAAATTACGTATAAAGAATTAGTAAGAAGAATTTTATATTATTCAGATATGTTAAAATTAGAACATCCAGAGGATAAGGTATTAGTATTTTTGGAAAATCGACCTGAGATCGCATATGCTGTATTTTCAATCTGGGAAAAAAAAGGAATTTCCATCAATGTAGATGCTGGAAGTAGTGCTGCTGAAATCGCATATTTTTTAACCGATGCACAACCAAAGTATCTATATACCAGTAATAAAAACTTAGAAGTCGCTACAGAAGCACTTAAAATATCCGGATTAGATATCCCAATCATCAATTTAGATGAAGTGAAAGTTCCTGAAAATTACATAGGTAGAAAAGACTATATCGAAGCTCCTGTGGGAGATCGAACTGTCCTACTCCTTTATACTTCAGGTACTACTGGAGACCCTAAGGGAGTTATGCTTACTATGGATAACCTCCTTTCCAATATCGATAATATTGCTAAAGTTGGCTTATACCGTGAAGTTGATCGAATCTTGGCCCTTTTACCCATGCACCATGTCCTTCCACTTATGGGAAATCTGATCCTTCCTATAAAGATTGGAGGTACAGTTATTATCTTAGATGATCTTTCCTCTGCTGCCATTAAAGGTGCATTGCAGGAATATAAGATTACATTATTTATAGGGGTTCCTAGATTATGGGAGATGTTTCATAAGGGAATAATGGAAAAAATAAATTCAAGTTTTATTCCTAGAACCCTCTTTAAAATTGTTTCTAAAACAAACAATATAGAGCTTGGTAGAAAGATATTCAAAAAAGTACAGGATGGTTTTGGCGGACACATGCATATTATGGTTTCTGGAGGAGCTAAGATAGATCCACAGATAGTTAAAGATTTTAATACTCTGGGATTTAGGATGCTAGAAGGTTATGGTCTTACTGAAACATCTCCAATCCTTACATTCAATAGATATGATGATATAAGGCCTGGATCGTGTGGTGGAGCACTCCCGGGGATTGAATTAAAAATAGCTGATGATGGTGAAATCATTGCCCGTGGAAAAAACGTAATGAAGGGATATTATAACAAACCAGAAGCTACAGCAGAAGTAATAGATAAAGATGGCTGGTTTCATACTGGAGATTTAGGGGAGATAAAAGATAGTTACCTCTATATTATAGGTAGAAAAAAAGAGATGATCGTTCTTCCAAACGGAAAAAACATCAACCCGCAGGATATTGAAGATAGTATTATGAAAAAAACTAATTTAATTTCTGAATTAGCTGTTACTGAACATAAAAATCATCTAGTTGCAATTGTATACCCTAATTTTGCCATCATTGAGCAAGAGGGTATAAAAAATATAAGTGAAGCTATTAAATGGAATGTTATAGATCCATATAATATCGAAGCTCCTAGTTATAGAAAAATATTAGATATCAAAATTGTACAGGAAGAACTGCCTAAAACAAGGCTCGGAAAACTTAGAAGATTTAAGTTGAAAGATCTCTTAGAAGAGAAAAAAAGAGTTGTAGAGAAAATAGCAGAACCAACTACAAAAGAATACTTAATATTGAAAAAATTTATAGAAAATTTGAAAGGGGTCTCTTCTACACCAAAAGATCATTTTGAATTAGATCTAGGTATGGATTCATTGGATTTTGTTGAATTATTGTCATTTGTTGGAAATACATTTAATGTTATCATTATGGAAGAGGAACTTTCTCAGTACCCTACTCTATATGATCTATCAAAATTTTTACATGAAAAAGGTGTCGAAATCACAGAGAAAGAAAATGATTGGTCTAAAATATTAAATAAAGATATCGATGTCTTCATTCCTAAATCTAGTGCCGCTTTAAAATTTGCAAAATGTATCCTGACTCCATTTTTTAAAGGTTACATCAAAATAAATAAAAGTGGTTTAGAAAATATAACCAATCAGCCTGCAATTTTCATAGGAAACCATCAAAGTTTCTTAGATGGTTTTATACTCAATACAGCTATGGATAAGAAAATTTTAGAAAATACCTATTACTTAGCTATCTCTAAACATTTTAACGGTTCATTGAAAAAATGGGGTGCTGATCATGGAAATATAATCCTTTTAGATTTAGATAATAACTTAAGTGAAACTTTACAGACTGCTGCTATGGTTCTTCGTCAAGGAAAAAACCTAGTTATCTTCCCTGAAGGGGCTAGAAGTAGAGATGGGGAAATGGCAGAATTTAAAAAGGCTTTTGCTATACTGAGTAAAACTCTAGATATACCAGTTCAGCCATTTGTTATCGACGGAGCCTACAAATCTATGCCTATTGGAAGTAAGTTTCCAAAAGCTACAAATGTTGACTTAACATTCCTTCCTCCTCTATTTCCTAAGGATTTAGAGATCGATGAGATTGTAAAAAATAGTGAAAACCTAGTTAAAAAATACCTAGAAAAGAATTAA
- a CDS encoding HNH endonuclease has product MYIRRKPYGIDELIKKKEEIAYRIIKGDFKGKIPFSVTEKKINKIFKVKGKRYERHKIIDSNFTYADSQWIKHLFEHRCFNCGSKKNLQIDHHLPLSLGYGLKIDNKYNAVLLCKKCNNQKSSLLPTKFYTPSQLKILETSYDICTHKGKHTADYKNINIENLIESYEKTLKNKALLYLDYLDYLWNQKKISKYRLKKDFFYKIYYIKDQNLQIMYGEIKYKFFLGKVDINGLEISLKDIKGVILWRCH; this is encoded by the coding sequence ATTTATATAAGGAGGAAACCTTATGGGATAGATGAACTTATTAAAAAAAAAGAAGAAATTGCATATAGAATAATTAAAGGGGATTTTAAAGGTAAGATCCCCTTTAGTGTTACCGAAAAAAAAATTAATAAAATATTTAAAGTTAAGGGAAAGCGGTATGAAAGACATAAAATTATAGATTCAAATTTTACCTATGCCGACTCTCAATGGATAAAACATCTATTTGAGCATCGCTGCTTTAATTGCGGAAGTAAAAAAAACCTGCAAATAGACCATCATCTACCTCTGTCTCTAGGGTATGGTTTAAAAATAGATAATAAATATAACGCCGTTCTCCTCTGTAAAAAATGCAACAACCAAAAGAGCAGCCTCCTACCTACAAAATTCTATACTCCATCTCAGCTTAAAATTTTGGAAACCTCTTATGATATTTGTACTCACAAAGGTAAACATACAGCTGATTATAAAAACATCAATATTGAAAATCTCATAGAGAGCTATGAGAAAACACTGAAAAATAAGGCTTTACTATATTTAGATTATTTGGATTATTTATGGAATCAGAAAAAAATATCTAAATACAGGCTAAAAAAAGATTTTTTTTATAAGATCTACTATATTAAAGATCAAAATCTGCAAATAATGTACGGGGAAATAAAATATAAATTTTTTTTAGGAAAAGTAGATATCAATGGCCTAGAGATAAGTTTGAAAGATATTAAAGGGGTGATCTTATGGAGATGTCATTAA
- a CDS encoding Na/Pi cotransporter family protein, whose product MEMSLKILFNTIGGLSIFLYGMFRMSDSIQKLAGQKLRNIINSMTSNRIMGLGVGATITAIIQSSSITTVMVVGFVNANLMTLRQAIGIILGADIGTTITGWLLVLKIGKYGLPIAGIGIFIFLFHRSSRWKQRGNLILGIGMIFFGLELMKLGIRPLKDLPAFIELFSKFEASNFQGVILSAVMGALLTAILQSSSATIGITMAMASQGLLSPNSAVALVLGENIGTTITAFLASLTGSTSAKKAAYAHISIKIIGVSIIIPLFFFYVKFVASIVSPEENIVKYIAISHTLFNIFIAILFLPFTTKLEKLLNYIVPESKENLNLEVDDDNLAKVPFIVLEKSKLLISKMNDIYSSAFHDFGILMSDDSKKCNRCVDGLFKAERELDEIQIIITDSLTSVLRHSDSNKSVLEVRYYLELANFYESLGDYEASLAKQYLQLKRDDLHFHPNRKKAILKIHSLIDNINSEFSDLLKYPDNNKIKDLIKRSEDINQILQFNKKKENTMEIHIYFRIMEKFRRINRHLLFVIRSVEKYNNL is encoded by the coding sequence ATGGAGATGTCATTAAAGATATTATTTAATACTATCGGTGGATTAAGCATCTTCCTCTATGGGATGTTTCGAATGTCTGATAGTATACAAAAATTAGCGGGGCAGAAACTAAGAAACATCATAAATAGTATGACTTCTAATAGAATCATGGGATTAGGTGTAGGAGCTACTATCACAGCCATTATTCAATCTTCATCTATCACAACGGTTATGGTAGTAGGGTTCGTAAATGCGAACCTCATGACTCTGAGGCAGGCCATAGGCATAATTTTAGGTGCAGATATAGGAACTACTATTACAGGATGGCTATTAGTTTTAAAGATCGGTAAATATGGCTTACCTATAGCAGGAATTGGTATCTTTATTTTTCTTTTTCATAGATCATCTAGATGGAAGCAAAGAGGCAATTTGATCCTAGGAATCGGTATGATCTTCTTTGGATTAGAACTGATGAAACTCGGAATCAGACCCCTTAAAGATCTTCCTGCATTTATAGAACTCTTTAGTAAATTTGAAGCCTCTAATTTTCAAGGTGTTATCTTATCTGCTGTCATGGGAGCGCTTCTTACGGCTATTTTACAGTCATCTTCAGCTACTATAGGAATAACTATGGCTATGGCAAGTCAAGGGCTTCTAAGTCCTAACAGTGCCGTTGCTCTAGTCTTAGGAGAAAACATAGGAACTACTATCACAGCTTTTCTAGCATCTCTTACTGGATCTACCAGCGCTAAAAAAGCAGCTTATGCTCATATCAGTATAAAGATAATAGGAGTTTCAATCATTATTCCACTATTTTTTTTCTATGTTAAATTTGTTGCTTCCATAGTCAGCCCAGAAGAAAATATAGTTAAATATATTGCAATTTCTCATACTTTATTTAATATTTTTATCGCAATATTGTTTTTACCATTTACAACTAAATTAGAAAAACTACTCAATTATATTGTCCCAGAAAGTAAAGAAAATTTGAATTTAGAAGTTGATGACGACAATTTAGCTAAAGTTCCATTTATTGTTCTAGAAAAATCTAAACTTTTAATCTCTAAGATGAACGATATATATTCTTCTGCTTTTCATGATTTTGGGATACTTATGTCGGATGATTCAAAAAAATGTAATAGATGTGTGGATGGATTATTTAAAGCTGAACGGGAATTAGATGAAATTCAGATTATTATAACCGATTCACTGACCTCTGTTCTTAGACACAGCGATTCCAATAAATCCGTCTTAGAAGTGAGATATTATTTAGAATTAGCAAATTTTTATGAGTCTTTAGGAGATTATGAAGCCAGTCTAGCTAAACAATATCTGCAATTGAAAAGAGATGACCTGCATTTTCATCCTAACAGAAAAAAGGCTATCTTAAAAATACACTCTTTGATAGATAATATAAATTCTGAATTTTCTGATCTATTAAAATATCCAGATAACAATAAAATAAAAGATCTCATCAAAAGATCTGAAGATATTAACCAAATCTTACAATTTAATAAAAAAAAGGAAAATACTATGGAAATTCATATCTATTTTAGAATAATGGAGAAATTTAGGAGGATAAACAGACATCTGTTATTTGTAATCAGGTCTGTTGAAAAATATAATAACCTTTAA
- a CDS encoding alanine/glycine:cation symporter family protein, producing MESFINQLNGIIWSPLLVYLCLGAGLFFTLKIGGAQFFMVKEMIRLLLGKDVKPGERSKDSISGFEAMCMSVSGRVGTGNIAGVATAIALGGPGSIFWLWVISLLGAASSYVESTLGQLYKEQIEGGYRGGPAYYFKKGFLGGKAWYGNLFAIVTVAGMSLFMPSVQSNVIAGSMQTATGIPTWVTGLAIVTLLSIIIFGGAKRIAKFAGVVVPFMAIAYIIVALIVLALNAGDIVPSLALIVRSAFGQEEAFAGIVGTAVMWGVKRGIYSNEAGQGTGPASAAAADTSHPAKQGLIQAFSIYIDSVFVCTATALMIIITGAYKVFSPTGKEIYSGFGSSAEMTVSTIGPLNTTAALDAGIGYGAYIVAIAIMFFAFTTILAYFWNGDSAAVYLFGDEASGKKIRKILTIVFLGFTFLGTIMSGGLAWTLGDIGVGMMAWVNIVGILVMFKPTIICLKDYKSRMKNGTQDDWDFDPNKIGIQGDFKLWDDIRIKGRDLEPTEVELEIS from the coding sequence ATGGAAAGTTTTATTAATCAGTTAAATGGTATTATTTGGTCACCGCTACTAGTCTATCTTTGTCTAGGAGCAGGACTATTCTTCACTCTAAAGATTGGAGGAGCACAATTTTTTATGGTAAAAGAAATGATAAGACTATTATTAGGAAAAGATGTTAAACCAGGTGAAAGATCAAAAGACTCAATAAGTGGATTTGAGGCAATGTGTATGTCGGTTTCTGGGAGGGTCGGAACAGGAAATATTGCAGGAGTTGCTACAGCTATTGCTTTAGGTGGTCCAGGATCTATCTTCTGGTTATGGGTTATATCACTTTTAGGTGCAGCGTCATCATATGTTGAATCTACACTAGGACAACTATATAAAGAACAAATCGAAGGAGGATACAGGGGAGGTCCAGCTTACTACTTTAAAAAAGGTTTCTTAGGTGGTAAAGCTTGGTATGGTAACTTATTTGCCATTGTAACTGTAGCCGGTATGTCATTATTTATGCCTTCTGTACAATCTAATGTAATTGCAGGATCTATGCAGACAGCTACTGGAATCCCTACATGGGTAACTGGATTAGCAATCGTTACATTATTATCAATAATTATATTTGGTGGTGCAAAAAGAATAGCGAAATTTGCCGGTGTAGTAGTTCCATTTATGGCTATAGCTTATATTATCGTAGCTCTTATTGTATTAGCTTTAAATGCTGGAGATATTGTTCCATCATTAGCACTAATCGTTAGATCTGCATTTGGTCAAGAAGAAGCCTTTGCTGGTATCGTAGGTACTGCTGTTATGTGGGGAGTTAAAAGAGGAATTTACTCTAATGAAGCTGGTCAAGGTACCGGTCCTGCATCTGCCGCTGCCGCTGATACTTCACATCCTGCTAAACAAGGATTAATTCAAGCTTTCTCTATCTATATAGATTCTGTATTTGTATGTACTGCAACTGCATTGATGATCATCATAACAGGCGCTTATAAAGTTTTCAGCCCTACTGGAAAAGAGATCTACTCAGGATTTGGATCTTCTGCTGAAATGACAGTTTCAACTATTGGTCCTCTTAACACAACTGCGGCATTAGATGCTGGTATTGGTTATGGAGCATATATCGTAGCAATAGCTATCATGTTCTTTGCCTTTACAACAATATTAGCTTATTTCTGGAATGGTGACTCAGCTGCAGTCTATCTATTTGGAGATGAAGCTTCTGGTAAAAAAATTAGAAAGATATTAACTATCGTATTTTTAGGATTCACATTCTTAGGTACAATCATGTCTGGTGGTCTAGCTTGGACATTGGGTGACATTGGTGTAGGAATGATGGCTTGGGTTAATATAGTAGGTATCTTAGTTATGTTTAAACCAACTATAATCTGTTTAAAAGATTATAAATCTAGAATGAAAAATGGAACTCAAGACGATTGGGATTTTGATCCTAATAAAATTGGAATTCAAGGTGACTTTAAACTTTGGGATGATATAAGAATAAAAGGTAGAGATTTAGAACCAACAGAGGTAGAATTAGAAATCTCATAA
- a CDS encoding M48 family metallopeptidase, which yields MIKKYKITLANKERELIIIKKKKKNISLQVKPSMEIILSIPMRISYSYGLKLIEEKSAWIEEKLEKYSSASNNSGTYYLGKLYSVKIKKSEIPIKVVGENIIANNSEGFDLLLNEWYQQKIKRILEIYLEKYTKLMELYPKKIKIKPLKSAWGICYSSGTITFNLNLVKVPLNVIEYLVVHELGHLKHPNHSNEYWEYIGKYIENPKSYRRWLKKNGYKFI from the coding sequence ATGATAAAAAAATATAAGATAACTCTTGCAAATAAAGAACGAGAGCTCATAATAATCAAGAAAAAAAAGAAAAATATTTCCCTTCAGGTAAAACCATCTATGGAGATCATTTTAAGTATCCCTATGAGGATATCCTACTCCTACGGATTAAAATTAATAGAAGAAAAATCTGCCTGGATAGAGGAAAAATTGGAAAAATATTCCTCTGCATCCAATAATTCAGGGACCTATTATTTGGGTAAACTCTATTCAGTGAAGATAAAAAAATCTGAAATTCCTATAAAAGTAGTAGGGGAAAATATAATTGCCAATAATTCTGAAGGGTTTGATTTGCTCTTAAATGAGTGGTATCAACAAAAAATAAAAAGGATTTTAGAGATCTACCTTGAAAAATATACTAAACTTATGGAACTTTATCCAAAAAAAATTAAAATTAAACCATTGAAGTCTGCCTGGGGAATCTGTTATTCCAGTGGAACTATTACTTTCAACCTTAACCTTGTAAAAGTTCCACTAAACGTTATTGAATATTTGGTGGTACACGAACTAGGACATCTAAAACACCCTAATCATTCCAATGAATATTGGGAATATATAGGCAAATATATAGAAAACCCAAAATCTTACCGTAGATGGCTGAAAAAAAATGGATATAAATTTATATAA
- the lon gene encoding endopeptidase La — MYAQENDSQLINVEHILPENLTILPMLTRPIFPNIMIPITFSGEVFLKTIKMVEETENKLLGLVFVKELNQFDIFKSELYEVGTVVKIHKITPLSANTIQIIVQGLNRFELLKVIKKDPNTVWNVKYDKGEEGPPNDEIRAYMLAIMSSLKEIFKVNPILQEELKLLMTQVNYEKPGVLMDLITSMLKTENKNLQEVLEEWDLAKRSRLLLTMLKKELEISHLQQKLQKQIEEKVSKQQKEYFLREQLKLIKKELGMEKDDKESEVEKILQILEGKTLSEEALKTVEEQIEKLKLLDSHSPEHNVVRSYLLAIAELPWGIYSKDSLDINKSRKKLDEDHYGLQDVKSNILEFISTIMKTGTVSGAILCLVGPPGVGKTSIGKSIANALNREFFRFSVGGMKDEAEIKGHRRTYIGAMPGKILQAIKKVGTANPIIMLDEIDKIGNSYQGDPASALLEVLDPEQNVEFLDHYLDVRFDLSKILFITTANQLDTIPRPLLDRMEIIQLPGYILEEKEEIAKKYLIPHQMLEHGLTKKEISISAPTLREIIDKYAREAGVRGLEKNIKKIMRKATLKIAEGEEKKISVNKKNMEEFLGKPIFTTEELYNKNVPGVTLGLAWTSMGGVTLYIEASVIGHQGGFKQTGQLGDVMKESSIIAYSYIKSLMCKEDCDKDKKDFFDKHSIHLHVPEGATPKDGPSAGVTMALALYSLAKNKPIKNNIAMTGEITLTGKVLPIGGIREKTIAARRVGIDTLLIPKDNKTDFERLPNYIKEGITVHYADYFEDILKVVF, encoded by the coding sequence ATGTATGCTCAAGAAAATGATAGTCAATTAATTAATGTAGAGCACATCTTGCCAGAAAATTTAACGATTTTGCCAATGCTAACAAGACCAATATTTCCAAACATTATGATCCCTATAACTTTTTCAGGGGAGGTTTTTTTAAAAACTATTAAAATGGTAGAGGAAACAGAAAATAAATTATTAGGTTTAGTTTTTGTAAAGGAATTAAATCAATTTGATATTTTTAAATCAGAGTTATATGAAGTTGGAACAGTGGTAAAAATACATAAGATAACACCACTTTCAGCTAATACAATTCAGATAATAGTTCAGGGGTTAAATAGATTTGAACTATTAAAAGTAATCAAAAAAGACCCTAATACAGTCTGGAATGTAAAATATGACAAAGGTGAGGAGGGACCTCCAAACGATGAAATACGTGCTTATATGCTGGCAATCATGTCATCTTTAAAGGAAATTTTTAAAGTTAATCCAATCTTGCAGGAGGAACTAAAGTTACTGATGACTCAGGTGAATTATGAAAAACCAGGTGTCCTCATGGATCTTATTACATCTATGCTGAAAACAGAAAATAAAAATCTGCAAGAAGTACTGGAAGAGTGGGATCTAGCCAAGAGAAGCAGACTGCTGTTAACAATGCTGAAAAAAGAACTAGAGATATCACATCTTCAGCAAAAACTTCAAAAACAAATTGAAGAAAAAGTAAGTAAACAGCAAAAAGAATATTTTTTAAGGGAACAATTAAAGTTGATCAAAAAAGAACTGGGAATGGAAAAAGATGATAAAGAGAGTGAAGTTGAAAAGATATTACAAATATTGGAAGGGAAAACTCTAAGTGAAGAAGCATTAAAAACTGTAGAGGAACAAATAGAAAAACTAAAATTATTGGACAGCCATTCTCCGGAACATAATGTGGTAAGATCTTATCTTTTAGCCATAGCGGAGTTACCATGGGGGATCTATTCAAAAGATAGTTTGGATATAAATAAATCGAGAAAAAAACTGGATGAAGATCACTATGGATTACAGGATGTAAAAAGTAATATATTAGAATTTATTAGTACTATTATGAAAACGGGAACGGTAAGTGGAGCTATCCTTTGTTTAGTAGGACCTCCAGGAGTGGGGAAAACTTCCATTGGAAAATCAATTGCCAATGCATTAAATCGTGAATTTTTTAGATTTTCTGTAGGTGGTATGAAGGATGAAGCGGAGATAAAAGGTCATAGAAGAACTTATATAGGTGCTATGCCAGGGAAGATACTACAGGCTATTAAGAAAGTCGGAACAGCAAATCCAATAATAATGTTAGATGAGATAGATAAAATAGGGAACAGTTATCAAGGGGATCCAGCATCGGCTCTCTTAGAGGTATTAGATCCAGAGCAAAATGTTGAATTTTTAGATCATTATTTAGATGTCAGGTTTGATCTATCTAAAATTTTATTTATAACTACGGCCAATCAGTTAGATACTATCCCTAGACCACTCTTAGACAGGATGGAAATAATTCAACTTCCAGGTTATATATTAGAAGAAAAAGAGGAGATAGCAAAAAAATATTTAATTCCTCATCAAATGTTAGAACATGGATTAACAAAAAAAGAAATATCAATATCAGCTCCAACATTAAGAGAAATTATTGATAAATATGCTCGGGAAGCAGGAGTAAGGGGGCTAGAAAAAAATATTAAAAAAATTATGAGAAAAGCTACTCTGAAAATTGCCGAAGGTGAAGAAAAGAAAATAAGTGTAAATAAAAAAAATATGGAAGAATTTTTAGGTAAACCAATTTTCACCACCGAGGAATTATATAATAAAAACGTCCCTGGGGTGACTTTAGGGCTGGCTTGGACATCTATGGGAGGAGTTACTTTATACATAGAGGCAAGCGTTATAGGTCATCAAGGTGGGTTTAAGCAAACAGGTCAATTGGGAGATGTAATGAAAGAATCCTCAATTATAGCCTATTCATACATCAAATCTTTAATGTGTAAAGAAGACTGTGATAAAGATAAGAAAGACTTCTTTGATAAACATAGTATCCATCTCCATGTACCTGAAGGTGCTACTCCAAAAGATGGACCTTCTGCCGGTGTGACTATGGCACTTGCTTTATATTCACTGGCTAAAAATAAACCAATCAAAAATAATATAGCTATGACTGGAGAGATAACTCTAACTGGAAAAGTATTACCTATTGGAGGAATAAGGGAAAAAACAATAGCTGCAAGAAGGGTAGGAATAGATACATTGTTAATTCCAAAAGATAATAAAACTGATTTTGAGAGATTACCTAATTATATAAAAGAAGGAATAACAGTGCATTATGCTGATTATTTTGAAGATATATTAAAAGTTGTATTTTAA